The stretch of DNA TTCCCCTCTTTGCGTGCCATAGGTTTTGACAGCATCTCGCTGTCATCGTTTCTCCATCGCGAGGAAGGCCGCATAGCCCACCGCGCATTTCTATCACGCAACATACTGATCATTGAAGACATGGACCTGCGCAACGTGACTCCTCACACCCGTTTTGAAAAAATAATGGTTGCCCCGCTGCTTTTTTCTGCATGTGATGGTGCACCGTGCTATGTTCTTGCAGAAATACGTACATCATGAAGCAGGCATTGTTTTTTGACTTTGATGGAGTGGTGCTGGACAGTGTCAATGTGAAAACGGAAGCCTTTTATGAAATGTATCTGCCCTATGGAGAGGATATCGCTCTGCAGGCTAAGGCCTATCACCTGCATCATGGCGGCATATCGCGGTTTGAAAAATTCAGGTATTTTGAAGAATCGCTGCTTCATCGTAAAGTCAGCGAACAGGATTTGCAGAAGCTGGGAACCCGTTTCTCGGAGCTGGTTTTTGAAAAAGTCCTGCATGCGCCTTTCATCGAGGGGTTTCCTCAATTTATTGAAGCCTGCCATCAGCATTACGACTGCTATGTGGTTTCGGGCACTCCCGAAAGTGAGTTAAGACTGATTACCGACAAACGCCAGCTGCATCGCTACTTTAAAGGCATTTACGGTAGCCCGGCAAAAAAGACAGACATTCTTGCTTCCCTCATCGCCCAGCATGGCTATGACGTGCAACAGTGCTACTACTTCGGAGATGCCATGACCGATCTGGAGGCGGCCAAAGCGCACCATATCCGTTTTATTCTGGTCCGATCATCTGACAATCGCTATCTGGAGGCGTTAAGTGATAAAGCGATAGATAGCTTTTCAGACCTGAAACTTCATCCTTCCGGTTTTCTGAATGTATAAAACCAACCGGCCCCTACAAGCACCAGCAGCAGAATGCCGGATGCTAGTGAAACTTTCTCCCCTAACTCATAGCTTTTAGGCTTAAAGACAAACTCAATAGTATGCCGACCCGGAGGAATGTACATGCCGCGCAACACATAATTCACGCGCACATAAGGCACCTCTTTGCCATCTATGTAGGCATACCAGCCTTTATGGTCATTATAGTATATTTCCGAAAAAACCGCGAACTGCCCGGATGACGCTTCGGAAACATACGTGAGCCGGTCCGGATCATAGGAGGTCAGCCGGATAACGGCTGCTGAGTCATAGGTTATCCGAAGGTTTCCGGCCCTTTCCTGAAAGCGTGCATTTACTACGGCAGTTGCCGCGGGATCAAAAGAAGACAATGCCCGCATTTCCTCATCCGCATCAGGCACAATTTTTATTTCTTTTACAAACCACGCATTCCCCAAGGCATGGGGGTTGACCCGCACCGACTGATCCTGCGTAATAATGTATTTAGTATTCAACATATTCAGCACCGGGATATATTCATTTGTGAATCCTTTGCTGAGGTTATAAATGTTGGGAAGTATCTGCTCTTCAATCAGTTCCTGATATCTTCTGAGTTTGGCTGCGTGATAGCCTCCGATGGATTTATGAAATCTGGATGCCTCCGCACTCCGAAAAGGATCACCGCTGCTGAGGTCAAGCACACGATAGTAGGTTGTGTCCTGCAGAATCATCCGGTCAGCCTGGGAAGGGCT from Chitinophagales bacterium encodes:
- a CDS encoding haloacid dehalogenase; protein product: MKQALFFDFDGVVLDSVNVKTEAFYEMYLPYGEDIALQAKAYHLHHGGISRFEKFRYFEESLLHRKVSEQDLQKLGTRFSELVFEKVLHAPFIEGFPQFIEACHQHYDCYVVSGTPESELRLITDKRQLHRYFKGIYGSPAKKTDILASLIAQHGYDVQQCYYFGDAMTDLEAAKAHHIRFILVRSSDNRYLEALSDKAIDSFSDLKLHPSGFLNV